The nucleotide sequence TGCGCAAAACCAACCTGTTGTGATAAAGGTTATTTTGACCAAAAACCTAAAATTACAGGAGGTTTTGCGCAATGGCCTTTTATAACTTAGTTTTTAACCAATTTCTATCCCTTATGCCCAGGCAAATTTTTTCCAAAATTGCCAATGCTTATGGCCCCAAGCGAGAGCCCAGAAAGTTTAGTCTGTGGGAACAGTTCGTGTATCTACTTTATTTTCAAATAACAGAAAGAAAGAGTCTTAGAGCTTGTATCCGAAACATGAATTCCTCATTTAATAGCTTATATCACCTAGGCGTAAAACCTGTGGCCAGGTCAACATTCTCTGATGCCAATAACAAAAGACCTTATCAATTTTTTGCAGAGTTATTTAAAGAACTTTGCCAGAGGTGTTCTTCGGTGCAGCCTAAAAACAAACAGTTTCACAAACTGTTTAGTCTTGACTCTTCAACCATCAATATGACTAAAAGCCTGTTCAGGTGGGCAGACTTTCGTACTTCCAAAAGCGGAATTAAACTTCATGTATTGCTAAGTCATGATGCTTATCTTCCTGCTGATGTCCAGATAACTAAAGCTAAAATCCATGATATTCAGATAGCCAAAAAGCTATCCTTTGAACCAGGGTCCATAGTCGTTTTTGATCGGGGTTATAATGACTATAGCTGGTTTTATAGGCTTACCAAAGAAAAGGTCTATTTTGTAACCAGACTGAAAAAGAATGCCAAGTTTTCAACTATTGAACATGTGCCTCTTGAAAAAAGTCAAAGATCAGAAGGTGTTAGTTCAGATCATTTTATAGAGG is from Desulfovulcanus ferrireducens and encodes:
- a CDS encoding IS4 family transposase codes for the protein MAFYNLVFNQFLSLMPRQIFSKIANAYGPKREPRKFSLWEQFVYLLYFQITERKSLRACIRNMNSSFNSLYHLGVKPVARSTFSDANNKRPYQFFAELFKELCQRCSSVQPKNKQFHKLFSLDSSTINMTKSLFRWADFRTSKSGIKLHVLLSHDAYLPADVQITKAKIHDIQIAKKLSFEPGSIVVFDRGYNDYSWFYRLTKEKVYFVTRLKKNAKFSTIEHVPLEKSQRSEGVSSDHFIEVQSKKGTYILRKIGYRDLKTKKFYYFLTNNFTLSAKEIADIYKERWQIELFFKWIKQNLRIKSFIGRSENAVFSQIFVALIAYLLLSYLKFTSKISYSLQAMIQIIQLNLFTNCSMVALFIHEQNEQRNKSPNLLPLLKYF